The following coding sequences lie in one Lolium perenne isolate Kyuss_39 chromosome 2, Kyuss_2.0, whole genome shotgun sequence genomic window:
- the LOC127330225 gene encoding auxin-responsive protein SAUR36 has product MVRLMEISKKWHGSSSSRVTSPTAAASAAATAPACPRGHFAAYTRDGSRFFVPIACLTSDTFRELLNMAEEEFGKPGDRPIVLPCSAACLEQILAAFRGASKKCAGNARTKIW; this is encoded by the coding sequence atggtgaggctaaTGGAGATCTCCAAGAAGTGGCACGGCAGTTCTAGCAGCAGGGTCACCTCCCCTACCGCCGCTGCTAGTGCAGCCGCCACCGCACCGGCGTGCCCACGGGGCCACTTCGCCGCCTACACCCGGGACGGCAGCCGGTTCTTCGTCCCCATCGCCTGCCTCACCAGCGACACCTTTCGGGAGCTCCTCAACATGGCCGAAGAGGAGTTCGGCAAACCTGGAGACCGCCCCATCGTGCTGCCGTGCTCCGCCGCCTGCCTCGAGCAGATCCTTGCCGCCTTCCGGGGCGCTTCCAAGAAGTGCGCCGGCAACGCCAGGACCAAGATTTGGTAG
- the LOC127333651 gene encoding serine/threonine-protein kinase STY17: MAAESCGSRGASPPPSASGGAAGRRRKAEAYREVLRRIRGGPAADARPGFDDELWAHFHSLPARYAFDVNIERVEDILLHKRLLEEAREPMNGLVFDVRHSQIVTVDGSTEVDSATSIKKEEQDPQCSAFASSDQRPLYEVIFACDDKPKRLSQLTSLIGELGLNIQEAHAFSTSDGYSLDIFVVDGWKYEVDTLRNTLRRGIEEIKYRAWPLVHSTAVSMGHQLLEDSSPADCVQIPADSTDVWEVDPRLLKFERKLASGSFGDLYHGSYCSQDVAIKVLKPERVSVDMLREFAQEVYIMKKVRHKNVVQFIGACTRPPVMCIVTEFMRGGSIFDYIYNHRGSFQLLDVLRIASDVSKGMNYLHQINIIHRDLKTANLLMDDQVVKVADFGVARVKDQSGVMTAETGTYRWMAPEVIEHSPYDQRADVFSFGIVLWELMTGKLPYEDMTPLQAAVAVVQKDLRPTIPADTHPMLVGLLQKCWQRDPALRPTFAEVLDMLHSINEVVRSSGHHKRRPGRSHSGHS; this comes from the exons ATGGCAGCCGAGTCCTGCGGCAGCCGCGGCGCATCGCCCCCGCCCTCCGCcagcggcggcgcggccgggaGGCGGCGGAAGGCCGAGGCTTACCGCGAGGTGCTCCGCCGGATCCGCGGAGGTCCGGCGGCCGATGCCCGTCCCGGGTTCGACGACGAGCTCTGGGCCCATTTCCACAGCCTCCCTGCCAG GTATGCGTTTGATGTGAATATCGAGCGGGTTGAGGATATTCTGTTGCACAAGAGATTGCTTGAGGAGGCCCGTGAACCAATGAATGGGCTGGTCTTTGATGTTCGCCATTCACAG ATTGTTACAGTTGACGGAAGCACTGAAGTTGATTCAGCAACTTCCATTAAGAAAGAGGAACAAGATCCTCAATGCTCAGCTTTTGCATCAAGCGATCAAAG GCCTCTGTATGAAGTTATATTTGCATGTGATGATAAGCCAAAGCGTCTTAGTCAG CTAACATCTCTAATTGGGGAGCTTGGTCTTAATATTCAAGAAGCGCATGCATTTTCCACAAGTGATGGTTATTCCTTGGATATCTTTGTTGTCGATGGTTGGAAGTATGAG GTTGACACTCTACGAAATACATTGAGGAGGGGAATTGAAGAAATAAAG TACAGAGCATGGCCATTGGTTCATTCCACGGCTGTTAGCATGGGCCATCAGCTCTTGGAGGATTCTTCTCCAGCTGATTGTGTCCAGATACCAGCTGATTCAACTGATGTTTGGGAAGTTGATCCAAGGCTTCTCAAATTTGAGCGAAAATTAGCATCTGGGTCATTTGGCGATCT ATACCACGGGTCATATTGTAGCCAAGATGTAGCAATCAAAGTACTCAAGCCTGAGCGGGTTAGCGTCGATATGCTACGTGAGTTTGCACAGGAAGTATATATAATGAA AAAGGTTCGTCACAAGAATGTTGTGCAATTTATTGGTGCATGCACTAGACCACCTGTTATGTGTATAGTTACAG AGTTCATGCGTGGAGGAAGCATCTTCGACTATATTTACAACCATAGAGGCAGTTTTCAGCTCTTAGATGTGCTAAGAATTGCATCCGACGTGTCCAAGGGAATGAACTACTTACATCAAATTAACATTATCCACAGGGACTTGAAGACTGCAAATCTTCTTATGGATGACCAG GTTGTTAAGGTTGCAGACTTTGGGGTAGCAAGGGTCAAAGACCAATCTGGAGTTATGACTGCAGAAACAGGAACCTACCGATGGATGGCTCCTGAG GTCATTGAACACTCGCCCTATGACCAAAGGGCAGATGTTTTCAGTTTTGGGATAGTTCTTTGGGAGCTGATGACCGGAaag CTTCCTTATGAAGACATGACACCTCTTCAAGCAGCTGTGGCTGTTGTTCAAAAG GATCTGAGACCTACCATTCCTGCTGATACTCATCCTATGCTTGTTGGTCTACTCCAGAAATGTTGGCAAAGAGATCCAGCTCTAAGACCAACCTTTGCAGAGGTTCTGGATATGCTACACTCAATAAATGAG GTGGTTCGAAGTTCAGGGCATCACAAGAGGCGTCCAGGACGATCTCACTCAGGGCATAGTTGA